The following coding sequences lie in one Alloacidobacterium dinghuense genomic window:
- a CDS encoding DinB family protein, whose protein sequence is MNILRLAALLIVCGLVLTSTVKSETMQESTSKQAAQQTDIPKSIAESISSTLQFAEGDFLGVAEAMPEDKYSFIPTAGKFDGVRSFGEQVKHVACAQFAFFNEFEGRQPPDDCEKGGHDPAKTKAELIQYLKSSFDYSNRVLATLTEKNALDRVEGRYAGPNTKLGISVVSVWHITDHYGQLVEYLRMNGIVPPMTQKYGLKVR, encoded by the coding sequence GTGAACATTCTGCGTCTCGCCGCTCTGCTCATCGTGTGTGGCCTTGTGCTAACTTCGACCGTAAAATCCGAAACTATGCAGGAATCCACTTCCAAACAAGCCGCGCAGCAGACCGACATCCCCAAATCCATCGCCGAAAGCATCAGCAGCACTCTCCAGTTCGCCGAAGGAGATTTTCTCGGCGTTGCCGAAGCCATGCCCGAGGACAAGTATTCGTTCATCCCCACTGCGGGAAAGTTCGACGGAGTCCGCAGCTTCGGCGAGCAGGTAAAACACGTCGCCTGCGCCCAGTTCGCTTTCTTCAACGAATTCGAGGGCAGGCAGCCGCCCGACGACTGCGAGAAGGGCGGCCACGATCCGGCAAAAACGAAAGCAGAACTGATCCAGTACCTGAAGTCTTCTTTCGACTACTCCAACCGCGTCCTGGCGACGCTCACAGAGAAAAACGCGCTCGACCGCGTCGAAGGCCGCTACGCGGGACCGAACACCAAGCTCGGGATTTCAGTCGTTTCCGTCTGGCACATCACCGACCATTACGGGCAGCTCGTCGAGTACCTGCGAATGAACGGCATCGTTCCTCCGATGACGCAGAAATACGGGTTAAAGGTCCGGTGA
- a CDS encoding transposase — translation MGGDEEQQSGMFSYVTMEAWIAWDHPARQIRSLVDRAWQRMDGELGKLYASTGRPSIAPERLLRAQLLLAVVEEARAHQWLSEAHFTVDGTLIQAWASTRSFQPKKEPPQAGSGTGDGGRIRLRDKVESRTDPDARLYRKAAADRSVPSYLGHALMENRSGLVIAAEASLAATDAERRAAIRLLDRGVARPAGGRFTLGADTQYQAAEFIQALRERSVAPHVSEYVHGNLGKNHLTAAERSDPWRSVSQRKRKLIERVFAWSKLHRGLRQVKLRGLERVDWFYRLTIAAYNLVRMRRLIPMQSMAA, via the coding sequence ATGGGTGGAGATGAGGAACAACAGAGTGGGATGTTCAGTTACGTAACGATGGAGGCTTGGATTGCATGGGATCATCCGGCGCGTCAGATTCGTTCGTTGGTGGACCGGGCATGGCAGCGGATGGACGGGGAGTTGGGGAAGCTTTATGCGAGCACAGGCCGTCCGTCGATTGCCCCCGAGCGGCTGCTGCGCGCGCAGTTGCTGCTGGCCGTGGTGGAAGAGGCCCGGGCTCACCAGTGGTTGAGCGAAGCGCACTTCACGGTGGACGGGACGCTGATCCAGGCCTGGGCTTCGACGCGCAGTTTCCAGCCGAAGAAGGAGCCGCCGCAAGCGGGCTCGGGAACTGGCGACGGAGGCCGGATTCGGTTGCGCGACAAGGTGGAGTCGAGGACCGATCCGGATGCGCGGCTTTACCGCAAGGCGGCGGCTGACCGCAGTGTTCCCAGTTATCTGGGTCACGCGTTGATGGAAAACCGCAGCGGATTAGTGATCGCAGCCGAAGCCAGTCTGGCCGCGACGGATGCGGAACGGAGGGCGGCGATCAGGCTGCTGGACCGCGGGGTGGCGCGTCCGGCTGGGGGCAGGTTTACGCTGGGGGCCGACACCCAGTATCAGGCAGCGGAGTTTATCCAGGCGCTGCGGGAGCGCTCGGTGGCTCCGCACGTCAGCGAATATGTGCACGGGAACCTGGGCAAGAATCACCTTACGGCGGCGGAGAGGTCCGATCCGTGGCGCTCAGTAAGTCAGCGCAAACGCAAGTTGATCGAGCGGGTCTTCGCCTGGAGCAAGTTGCACCGGGGGCTGCGGCAAGTGAAACTGCGCGGACTGGAGCGCGTGGACTGGTTCTACCGGCTCACCATCGCTGCATACAACCTGGTGCGCATGCGAAGGCTGATTCCGATGCAAAGCATGGCCGCTTAG
- the gluQRS gene encoding tRNA glutamyl-Q(34) synthetase GluQRS produces MISPYRGRLAPSPTGLLHLGHARTFWTAYQRAQQANGVLVMRNENLDPQRSKTEYTTAMFEDLRWLGIWWQEGPDVGGPYIPYVQSRRREFYLEAWRKLVQTGFVYPCRCSRKDLARSAQAPHDEDDEPIYPGTCRPRHAASGEIAVPESPARLNWRFRVPDGEEIAFADGHLGQKSYLAGLDFGDFLIWRRDDVPAYQLAVVVDDAAMRITEVVRGADLLRSAARQLLVYSALGLEPPAWYHCPLMLDATGQRLAKRHDALSLRALREQGRTQEDVVAMLR; encoded by the coding sequence GTGATCTCACCCTATCGTGGCCGCCTCGCTCCTTCGCCCACCGGCCTGCTGCATCTCGGCCACGCACGGACGTTTTGGACCGCCTACCAGCGCGCGCAGCAGGCGAATGGCGTCCTGGTGATGCGCAACGAAAACCTTGACCCGCAGCGCTCAAAGACCGAATACACAACCGCCATGTTCGAAGACCTGCGCTGGCTTGGCATCTGGTGGCAGGAAGGACCGGACGTCGGCGGCCCTTACATCCCCTACGTCCAGAGCCGGCGGCGAGAGTTCTATCTCGAAGCATGGCGAAAGCTGGTGCAGACGGGCTTCGTCTATCCCTGCCGATGTTCGCGCAAAGACCTGGCGCGCAGCGCGCAGGCTCCGCATGACGAAGACGACGAGCCGATCTATCCCGGAACCTGCAGACCCCGGCACGCAGCGAGCGGCGAAATCGCCGTACCCGAATCGCCCGCACGCCTGAATTGGCGCTTTCGCGTTCCCGACGGCGAAGAGATTGCCTTCGCAGACGGCCATCTCGGGCAGAAAAGCTACCTCGCCGGGCTCGATTTCGGCGATTTTCTCATCTGGCGGCGCGATGATGTTCCCGCCTACCAGCTCGCTGTCGTCGTAGACGACGCAGCCATGCGAATCACGGAAGTCGTGCGCGGCGCCGATCTCTTGCGCTCCGCCGCACGACAGCTTCTCGTCTATTCCGCGCTGGGCCTGGAGCCGCCCGCGTGGTATCACTGCCCGCTGATGCTCGACGCAACCGGCCAGCGCCTCGCAAAGCGGCACGACGCCCTTTCCCTGCGCGCCCTGCGCGAACAGGGCAGAACCCAGGAAGACGTCGTCGCCATGCTCCGCTGA
- a CDS encoding alpha/beta hydrolase: MSALRSLPLAFILTMLAAAQQTISFPTKDGGQVCGDLYGQGDRAVVLAHGGQFNKESWKEQAQVLATKGFRILAIDFRGFGCSTGPGQADFFTAPFPNDVLAAVTYLKAHGAKTVSVIGGSFGGAAAGDASIMGAPGEIDRIVFLGAAPNLSAEKLKSRALYILAREDRSGDGLRLPGIRAQYEKTPQPKELIILDGSAHAQFLFQTDQNDRVMREIERFLSTP, translated from the coding sequence ATGTCAGCGCTACGCTCCCTGCCTCTTGCCTTCATCCTCACGATGCTCGCGGCAGCGCAGCAAACCATCTCGTTTCCAACCAAAGATGGTGGTCAAGTATGTGGTGACCTTTATGGTCAAGGTGATCGCGCGGTGGTCCTCGCCCACGGCGGCCAATTCAACAAGGAGAGTTGGAAAGAGCAGGCACAGGTTTTAGCAACGAAAGGATTTCGAATCCTTGCCATTGATTTTCGCGGATTTGGCTGCTCGACAGGCCCCGGCCAGGCAGATTTCTTCACTGCCCCGTTTCCGAACGACGTGCTTGCCGCCGTTACCTACTTGAAAGCGCACGGCGCTAAAACCGTATCGGTCATTGGTGGGAGTTTCGGCGGCGCAGCCGCTGGAGATGCGTCCATCATGGGAGCACCGGGTGAAATTGATCGCATCGTATTTCTGGGCGCTGCGCCCAACCTCTCCGCAGAAAAGCTGAAGTCGAGGGCGCTGTACATTCTTGCGCGCGAAGATCGCAGTGGAGACGGCCTGCGACTCCCTGGGATTCGTGCCCAGTACGAGAAGACTCCCCAGCCGAAGGAACTCATCATCCTTGATGGTTCTGCTCACGCTCAATTTCTGTTTCAAACAGACCAGAACGACAGAGTCATGCGCGAGATTGAACGATTCCTATCGACGCCCTAG
- a CDS encoding CopG family transcriptional regulator → MRTTLSIDDDVLSAAKEMAAMEKKSVGEVISALARRALVPVASKAETRNGVPLLEVRKGATRVTSELVHQLREELM, encoded by the coding sequence ATGCGAACCACCCTCTCCATCGACGACGATGTCCTCAGCGCTGCCAAAGAGATGGCTGCCATGGAGAAAAAGTCTGTCGGGGAGGTGATCTCTGCTCTCGCAAGGCGCGCGCTGGTGCCCGTCGCATCGAAAGCCGAAACACGAAATGGCGTGCCGCTTCTCGAAGTGCGTAAAGGTGCGACGCGGGTGACTTCAGAACTAGTCCATCAACTCCGCGAAGAGTTGATGTGA
- a CDS encoding IS481 family transposase, which translates to MDVREQRVRFVVAALRRERSLSSLCREFGISRPTGRLWVERYRAGGVEAIAERSRRPLHSPQQTAPEVEGRVIELRLRYPDWGARKLQVLLEQCGTRLPASTIHRILLRHQLVRPEDRHRPAPRRFERAAPNELWQMDFKGPKSWHQPIGPLSILDDHSRYVIALEAVGSTQAEPVRVRLEHAFQECGLPEAMLMDHGVPWWSWAGPQAATTGLALWLIKQGIRLCWSGIGHPQTQGKVERFHGALERALTRRGLRGHAPQQWLDRYRWEHNHLRPHEALGMQTPASRWRPSERRYDPNPPRWQYPEGAWVLKVDCQGKLEIADTKWRIGRALAGEWVQILPVEQRLQVYYCNTLIRELDPAIQRSTIVERWIPAQNPRP; encoded by the coding sequence ATGGACGTGCGGGAACAGCGGGTGCGGTTTGTGGTGGCGGCGTTGCGCCGTGAGCGGAGCTTGAGCAGCTTATGCCGGGAGTTTGGCATCTCGCGTCCAACTGGGCGGCTGTGGGTCGAGCGCTATCGGGCTGGCGGGGTGGAAGCCATCGCGGAACGCAGCCGACGCCCCCTGCACAGTCCACAGCAGACCGCGCCGGAGGTGGAAGGGCGTGTGATCGAGCTACGCCTCCGCTATCCCGACTGGGGTGCGCGCAAACTGCAGGTATTGCTCGAGCAATGCGGGACACGTTTGCCCGCAAGCACCATCCATCGCATTCTGCTGCGCCATCAACTGGTGCGCCCCGAGGACCGGCATCGCCCCGCGCCCAGGCGCTTCGAGCGGGCCGCGCCCAACGAGCTGTGGCAGATGGATTTCAAGGGTCCCAAGTCGTGGCACCAGCCGATCGGACCGCTTTCCATCCTGGATGATCACAGCCGTTATGTGATCGCGCTGGAGGCGGTGGGCAGCACCCAGGCCGAGCCGGTCCGTGTGCGGCTGGAGCATGCCTTTCAAGAGTGCGGTCTGCCCGAGGCCATGCTGATGGATCACGGCGTGCCCTGGTGGAGTTGGGCCGGACCACAGGCGGCGACGACAGGACTGGCGCTGTGGCTGATCAAACAGGGCATACGCCTCTGCTGGAGCGGCATCGGGCATCCGCAGACGCAAGGCAAGGTGGAGCGCTTTCACGGCGCGCTGGAACGCGCGCTCACCCGGCGTGGACTGCGTGGCCACGCGCCCCAGCAGTGGCTGGACCGCTATCGCTGGGAGCACAACCATCTGCGTCCGCACGAAGCCCTGGGCATGCAGACTCCAGCCAGCCGCTGGCGCCCCAGTGAGCGGCGCTACGATCCCAACCCGCCGCGCTGGCAGTACCCCGAGGGAGCCTGGGTACTGAAGGTCGACTGTCAAGGCAAGCTGGAGATCGCCGATACCAAGTGGCGCATCGGTCGCGCTCTGGCCGGTGAATGGGTGCAGATCCTCCCTGTCGAACAGCGGCTCCAGGTCTATTACTGCAACACCCTGATCCGGGAACTCGATCCCGCCATCCAACGCTCGACGATCGTCGAGCGTTGGATACCAGCTCAAAACCCTCGACCCTAA
- a CDS encoding TA system VapC family ribonuclease toxin, whose product MTRFLLDINVLIALIDPVHVQHDRAHEWFASKGRMAWATCPLTENGVVRIVGHLRYPNSPGSPAAVADLLTSFRKLPGHMFWPDDLSLFDREHVTADRLLDSAQVTDSYLLALARAHEGQLATFDQRLVTDAVMNGPQALHVIR is encoded by the coding sequence GTGACCCGGTTCCTTCTCGACATCAATGTGCTGATTGCGCTGATCGATCCTGTTCACGTTCAGCATGACCGCGCACACGAATGGTTTGCGTCGAAGGGACGAATGGCCTGGGCCACGTGCCCGCTCACGGAAAACGGAGTCGTGCGAATTGTCGGGCATCTCCGATATCCAAACTCCCCGGGCAGTCCTGCAGCGGTTGCGGACTTGCTGACCTCATTCCGAAAACTGCCCGGACATATGTTTTGGCCCGACGATCTGTCTCTGTTTGACCGGGAGCATGTGACCGCGGATCGTCTGCTGGACTCCGCGCAGGTTACGGATAGCTATCTTCTGGCGCTCGCGCGCGCGCATGAAGGCCAATTGGCAACTTTTGACCAGCGTCTGGTTACAGATGCCGTGATGAACGGACCCCAGGCGCTGCATGTGATTCGTTGA
- a CDS encoding histidine phosphatase family protein has translation MSDHKVRLWLIRHGETEWSLSGAHTSRTDIPLTDRGRERAAHMADHLHQQQFSLVLTSPRQRARETCSITGYGDVAQIDSDLSEWDYGEYEGRTTADIRKEQPGWTIWKNNPREGETLAQVKTRAQSIIDRCTASVGQVALFAHAHILRILAATWIGLPPEGGSLLALGTGSVSTLGFERETRVIETWNRSFELE, from the coding sequence ATGTCCGACCATAAAGTACGGCTTTGGCTGATTCGACATGGCGAAACAGAATGGAGTTTATCCGGTGCGCATACCAGCAGGACGGATATTCCTCTAACCGACAGAGGACGGGAACGCGCTGCGCACATGGCAGATCATCTGCACCAGCAGCAGTTTTCTCTGGTGCTGACCAGTCCGCGCCAACGTGCACGCGAAACCTGTAGCATCACGGGCTATGGTGATGTTGCTCAGATCGATTCCGATTTAAGCGAATGGGATTACGGAGAATACGAAGGCCGCACAACCGCTGACATCCGAAAGGAGCAGCCTGGGTGGACGATCTGGAAGAACAATCCTCGTGAAGGCGAAACGCTTGCACAGGTAAAAACCAGAGCCCAATCGATCATTGATCGGTGCACAGCTTCAGTTGGACAAGTCGCGCTCTTCGCCCATGCCCATATTCTCCGCATACTGGCCGCCACCTGGATCGGTCTACCGCCGGAAGGGGGCAGTCTATTGGCATTGGGAACAGGGTCGGTGAGCACACTCGGATTTGAACGCGAGACACGCGTCATCGAGACCTGGAATCGCTCATTCGAACTTGAGTAA
- a CDS encoding DUF1493 family protein, producing the protein MDELKFDEFADFIREYRQVPDRKRISPETQFERDLGLTGDDGSDLLEATEKRFRVTLASEEKGLRETFNLGPNEYLFHSEGWDIFPFRFTSLFGVEPTVREFTVGELFEAVRKAKAVTK; encoded by the coding sequence ATGGATGAACTGAAGTTTGACGAGTTCGCTGACTTCATTCGGGAGTACCGGCAGGTTCCTGACCGGAAGAGGATTTCGCCGGAAACGCAGTTCGAGCGCGATTTGGGACTGACTGGGGACGACGGAAGCGACTTGCTAGAAGCCACAGAGAAACGTTTTCGTGTAACGCTCGCCTCTGAGGAAAAAGGACTGCGCGAGACGTTCAACCTCGGGCCGAATGAATACCTCTTTCACTCCGAAGGTTGGGACATATTCCCATTCCGATTTACCTCGCTGTTCGGCGTGGAACCAACGGTCCGTGAGTTCACAGTTGGGGAGCTGTTCGAGGCGGTGCGGAAAGCAAAGGCCGTAACGAAGTAG